The following proteins come from a genomic window of Megalops cyprinoides isolate fMegCyp1 chromosome 6, fMegCyp1.pri, whole genome shotgun sequence:
- the appl1 gene encoding DCC-interacting protein 13-alpha isoform X1 produces the protein MPGIDKLPIEETLEDSPQTRSLLGVFEEDAAAISSYSNQLFQAMQRIYDAQNELSAATHLTSKLLKEYEKQRFPLGGDDEVMSSTLQQFAKVIDELSSCHAVLSTQLADAMMFPITQFKERDLKEILTLKEVFQIASDDHDMAINRYSRLSKKRDNEKVRLEVMEDVYTSRKKQHQTMMHYFTALNTLQYKKKIALLEPLLGYMQAQISFFKLGSENLTQQWEDFLSTIGTSVQNVRREMDGEVDAMQQTIQDLEQASDLLYMPDPDPSKVPINRNLTRKAGYLNTRNKTGLVSSSWDRQYFFTQGGNLMSQARGDVAGGLVMDIDNCSVMAVDCEDRRFCFQITSFDGKKVAVLQAESRKDCEEWISTINNISKRIYLSDNPEEIAARVNQSALEAVTPSPSFQQRHESLRPSVGRPKAGRTSSQSSVGSESPALSSLTLDALVAPDTPIQFDIISPVSEEYAGQTKSTGQGGRRTNPFGESGEMQSEDSEDSILHQLYIVRFLGCMEVRATESADVIYETMRQILAARAIHNIFRMTESHLLVTCDCLKLIDPQTQVTRLRFPLSSVMLCASHQENKRLFGFVLQTAGGRADGQPGTVCYIFESNNDGEKICDSVGLAKQIAFHSEMDRRATEKQKELEKAKEKQQEELNKQKQIEKDLEEQSRLIAASSRPNPPPADGQFLVLSNSQSEDSDAGEEGRKKGESEA, from the exons ACACGATCCCTACTGGGTGTGTTTGAGGAAGATGCGGCTGCCATCTCCAGCTATTCAAACCAGCTCTTCCAGGCCATGCAGAGAATCTACGATGCACAG AATGAACTCAGTGCAGCCACCCACCTGACCTCCAAGCTGCTGAAGGAGTATGAGAAGCAG CGGTTCCCCCTCGGGGGCGACGACGAGGTCATGAGCTCCACTCTGCAGCAGTTTGCCAAAGTCATTGACGAG CTGAGCTCGTGTCACGCTGTCCTGTCAACACAGCTTGCAGACGCCATGATGTTCCCCATCACCCAGTTCAAGGAGAGGGActtaaaag AGATACTGACGTTGAAGGAGGTGTTCCAGATTGCCAGCGATG ATCACGACATGGCCATCAACAGATACAGCAGGCTGTCCAAAAAAAGGGATAATGAGAAG GTGAGGTTGGAGGTGATGGAGGACGTCTACACCTCCAGGAAGAAGCAGCACCAGACCATGATGCACTACTTCACAGCGCTCAACACTCTGCAGTACAAGAAGAAGATTGCCCTGCTCGAGCCCCTGCTGGGGTACATGCAGGCTCAG ATCAGTTTCTTCAAGCTGGGCTCCGAGAACCTTACCCAGCAGTGGGAGGACTTCCTGTCAACTATTGGCACCAGTGTGCAGAA CGTCCGCAGGGAGATGGACGGGGAGGTGGATGCAATGCAGCAGACCATCCAGGACCTGGAGCAGGCCAGCGACCTGCTGTACATGCCCGACCCTGACCCCAGCAAGGTCCCCATCAACCGTAACCTGACCCGCAAGGCCGGCTACCTGAACACTCGCAA TAAAACGGGCCTAGTGTCGTCCTCCTGGGACCGGCAGTACTTCTTCACCCAGGGAGGGAACCTGATGAGCCAGGCGCGGGGGGACGTGGCTGGGGGGCTGGTCATGGACATCGATAACTGCTCCGTGATGGCGGTGGACTGCGAGGACCGGCGCTTCTGCTTCCAGATCACCTCCTTCGACGGAAAGAA agtggCAGTTTTGCAGGCAGAAAGCCGGAAGGACTGCGAGGAG tggATTTCAACAATTAATAACATCTCCAAGCGGATCTATCTCAGCGATAACCCAGAG GAAATTGCTGCCAGAGTGAACCAGTCAGCCCTGGAGGCTGTGAcgccctccccctctttccagCAGAGGCACGAGAGCTTGAGGCCGAGCGT AGGCCGCCCCAAAGCCGGCCGGACCAGCAGCCAGAGCTCGGTGGGCTCAGAATCGCccgccctctcctccctcaccctGGACGCCCTGGTGGCCCCTGACACGCCCATCCAGTTTGACATCATCTCGCCCGTCAGCGAGGAGTATGCCGGCCAGACCAAGAGCACCGGGCAGGGTGGCAG AAGGACAAACCCATTTGGGGAGTCTGGTGAAATGCAGTCTGAGGACAGTGAAG aCTCCATCCTGCACCAGCTCTACATCGTGCGTTTCCTGGGCTGCATGGAAGTGCGGGCCACCGAGAGCGCTGACGTCATCTACGAGACCATGCGGCAAATCCTGGCCGCTAGAGCCATCCACAACATCTTCCGCATGACGGAGTCCCACCTGCTGGTCACCTGTGACTGCCTCAA GCTCATTGATCCACAGACGCAGGTCACACGGCTGAGG TTCCCCCTCTCCAGCGTGATGCTGTGTGCTTCACACCAGGAGAACAAGCGGCTCTTCGGCTTCGTCCTGCAGACCGCCGGGGGCCGGGCCGACGGCCAGCCCGGCACTGTCTGCTACATCTTTGAGTCCAACAACGATGGGGAGAAG ATTTGTGACAGCGTGGGCCTGGCAAAACAGATTGCCTTCCACTCAGAAATG GATCGGAGGGccacagagaagcagaaggagctggagaaggcgaaggagaaacagcaggaggagctgaacAAACAGAAGCAGATAGAGAAG GACTTGGAAGAACAAAGCCGCTTGATAGCGGCTTCCAGTCGCCCAAACCCACCCCCCGCTGACGGACAGTTCCTCGTTTTGAGCAACAGCCAATCGGAGGACAGTGATGCGGGAGAGGAGGGTCGAAAGAAGGGAGAGTCGGAGGCCTGA
- the appl1 gene encoding DCC-interacting protein 13-alpha isoform X2 — protein MPGIDKLPIEETLEDSPQTRSLLGVFEEDAAAISSYSNQLFQAMQRIYDAQNELSAATHLTSKLLKEYEKQRFPLGGDDEVMSSTLQQFAKVIDELSSCHAVLSTQLADAMMFPITQFKERDLKEILTLKEVFQIASDDHDMAINRYSRLSKKRDNEKVRLEVMEDVYTSRKKQHQTMMHYFTALNTLQYKKKIALLEPLLGYMQAQISFFKLGSENLTQQWEDFLSTIGTSVQNVRREMDGEVDAMQQTIQDLEQASDLLYMPDPDPSKVPINRNLTRKAGYLNTRNKTGLVSSSWDRQYFFTQGGNLMSQARGDVAGGLVMDIDNCSVMAVDCEDRRFCFQITSFDGKKVAVLQAESRKDCEEWISTINNISKRIYLSDNPEEIAARVNQSALEAVTPSPSFQQRHESLRPSVGRPKAGRTSSQSSVGSESPALSSLTLDALVAPDTPIQFDIISPVSEEYAGQTKSTGQGGRTNPFGESGEMQSEDSEDSILHQLYIVRFLGCMEVRATESADVIYETMRQILAARAIHNIFRMTESHLLVTCDCLKLIDPQTQVTRLRFPLSSVMLCASHQENKRLFGFVLQTAGGRADGQPGTVCYIFESNNDGEKICDSVGLAKQIAFHSEMDRRATEKQKELEKAKEKQQEELNKQKQIEKDLEEQSRLIAASSRPNPPPADGQFLVLSNSQSEDSDAGEEGRKKGESEA, from the exons ACACGATCCCTACTGGGTGTGTTTGAGGAAGATGCGGCTGCCATCTCCAGCTATTCAAACCAGCTCTTCCAGGCCATGCAGAGAATCTACGATGCACAG AATGAACTCAGTGCAGCCACCCACCTGACCTCCAAGCTGCTGAAGGAGTATGAGAAGCAG CGGTTCCCCCTCGGGGGCGACGACGAGGTCATGAGCTCCACTCTGCAGCAGTTTGCCAAAGTCATTGACGAG CTGAGCTCGTGTCACGCTGTCCTGTCAACACAGCTTGCAGACGCCATGATGTTCCCCATCACCCAGTTCAAGGAGAGGGActtaaaag AGATACTGACGTTGAAGGAGGTGTTCCAGATTGCCAGCGATG ATCACGACATGGCCATCAACAGATACAGCAGGCTGTCCAAAAAAAGGGATAATGAGAAG GTGAGGTTGGAGGTGATGGAGGACGTCTACACCTCCAGGAAGAAGCAGCACCAGACCATGATGCACTACTTCACAGCGCTCAACACTCTGCAGTACAAGAAGAAGATTGCCCTGCTCGAGCCCCTGCTGGGGTACATGCAGGCTCAG ATCAGTTTCTTCAAGCTGGGCTCCGAGAACCTTACCCAGCAGTGGGAGGACTTCCTGTCAACTATTGGCACCAGTGTGCAGAA CGTCCGCAGGGAGATGGACGGGGAGGTGGATGCAATGCAGCAGACCATCCAGGACCTGGAGCAGGCCAGCGACCTGCTGTACATGCCCGACCCTGACCCCAGCAAGGTCCCCATCAACCGTAACCTGACCCGCAAGGCCGGCTACCTGAACACTCGCAA TAAAACGGGCCTAGTGTCGTCCTCCTGGGACCGGCAGTACTTCTTCACCCAGGGAGGGAACCTGATGAGCCAGGCGCGGGGGGACGTGGCTGGGGGGCTGGTCATGGACATCGATAACTGCTCCGTGATGGCGGTGGACTGCGAGGACCGGCGCTTCTGCTTCCAGATCACCTCCTTCGACGGAAAGAA agtggCAGTTTTGCAGGCAGAAAGCCGGAAGGACTGCGAGGAG tggATTTCAACAATTAATAACATCTCCAAGCGGATCTATCTCAGCGATAACCCAGAG GAAATTGCTGCCAGAGTGAACCAGTCAGCCCTGGAGGCTGTGAcgccctccccctctttccagCAGAGGCACGAGAGCTTGAGGCCGAGCGT AGGCCGCCCCAAAGCCGGCCGGACCAGCAGCCAGAGCTCGGTGGGCTCAGAATCGCccgccctctcctccctcaccctGGACGCCCTGGTGGCCCCTGACACGCCCATCCAGTTTGACATCATCTCGCCCGTCAGCGAGGAGTATGCCGGCCAGACCAAGAGCACCGGGCAGGGTGGCAG GACAAACCCATTTGGGGAGTCTGGTGAAATGCAGTCTGAGGACAGTGAAG aCTCCATCCTGCACCAGCTCTACATCGTGCGTTTCCTGGGCTGCATGGAAGTGCGGGCCACCGAGAGCGCTGACGTCATCTACGAGACCATGCGGCAAATCCTGGCCGCTAGAGCCATCCACAACATCTTCCGCATGACGGAGTCCCACCTGCTGGTCACCTGTGACTGCCTCAA GCTCATTGATCCACAGACGCAGGTCACACGGCTGAGG TTCCCCCTCTCCAGCGTGATGCTGTGTGCTTCACACCAGGAGAACAAGCGGCTCTTCGGCTTCGTCCTGCAGACCGCCGGGGGCCGGGCCGACGGCCAGCCCGGCACTGTCTGCTACATCTTTGAGTCCAACAACGATGGGGAGAAG ATTTGTGACAGCGTGGGCCTGGCAAAACAGATTGCCTTCCACTCAGAAATG GATCGGAGGGccacagagaagcagaaggagctggagaaggcgaaggagaaacagcaggaggagctgaacAAACAGAAGCAGATAGAGAAG GACTTGGAAGAACAAAGCCGCTTGATAGCGGCTTCCAGTCGCCCAAACCCACCCCCCGCTGACGGACAGTTCCTCGTTTTGAGCAACAGCCAATCGGAGGACAGTGATGCGGGAGAGGAGGGTCGAAAGAAGGGAGAGTCGGAGGCCTGA